A single window of Actinoallomurus bryophytorum DNA harbors:
- a CDS encoding family 2 encapsulin nanocompartment cargo protein polyprenyl transferase: MTTTSESRTARTAGEVLAWSRGMVDPALRSAVDTLPGSMRLIAGHHFGWWDERGDPTDVAAGGKAIRPALALLAAEAVGAEPSVAVPAAAGIELVHSFSLLHDDVMDGDRTRRHRPTTWAAFGVGAAILGGDALLTLAFDVLAGSEHPAATESMRRLSAAVQDLVDGQSADIAFETRADVDLPECLTMAERKTGTLLGCACELGARFAGRPDHAGRLRVFGERLGLAFQLVDDLLGIWGDPKVTGKPIHSDLRHRKKSLPVVAALTSDTPAGHSLAALYHRDAPLSDDELMDAAELIELAGGRVWCRRKADELLADALCQLWSIAPVERPARELETLARLVTDRDH; encoded by the coding sequence ATGACCACCACCAGTGAGTCGCGAACGGCCCGTACGGCGGGCGAGGTACTCGCATGGAGCCGCGGCATGGTCGACCCGGCATTACGTTCGGCCGTCGACACGCTGCCCGGCTCGATGCGGCTGATCGCAGGCCACCATTTCGGCTGGTGGGACGAGCGAGGCGACCCGACCGACGTCGCCGCCGGAGGCAAGGCGATCCGGCCCGCGCTCGCCCTGCTCGCGGCCGAGGCCGTGGGCGCGGAGCCGTCCGTGGCCGTGCCCGCCGCGGCCGGCATCGAGCTCGTGCACAGCTTCTCGCTCCTGCACGACGACGTGATGGACGGCGACCGTACCCGCAGGCACCGTCCCACGACGTGGGCCGCGTTCGGGGTCGGCGCCGCGATCCTCGGCGGTGACGCCCTGCTGACGCTGGCGTTCGACGTGCTGGCGGGGAGCGAGCACCCGGCCGCCACGGAGAGCATGCGGCGGCTGAGCGCCGCCGTACAGGACCTGGTCGACGGCCAGAGCGCGGACATCGCCTTCGAGACCCGCGCGGACGTCGACCTGCCCGAATGCCTGACCATGGCGGAGAGAAAGACCGGAACCCTGCTGGGATGCGCGTGCGAGCTGGGCGCACGGTTCGCCGGGCGTCCGGACCACGCGGGCCGCCTACGCGTGTTCGGCGAGCGCCTGGGCCTCGCGTTCCAGCTCGTCGACGACCTGCTCGGCATCTGGGGAGACCCCAAGGTCACCGGCAAGCCGATCCACTCCGACCTGCGCCACCGCAAAAAGTCGCTGCCGGTGGTCGCCGCCCTGACCTCGGACACTCCGGCCGGCCACTCGCTGGCGGCGCTGTACCACCGGGACGCGCCGTTGTCCGACGACGAGCTCATGGACGCCGCCGAGCTCATCGAGCTGGCCGGGGGCCGCGTCTGGTGCCGGCGGAAGGCCGACGAACTGCTGGCGGACGCGCTGTGTCAGCTGTGGTCGATCGCCCCGGTGGAGCGCCCGGCACGGGAGCTCGAGACGCTCGCCCGCCTGGTCACCGATCGAGACCACTGA
- a CDS encoding HD domain-containing protein, giving the protein MALDRALTESGTPTLRALPDQVELLLRRLDVPPRLAAHLRAVHDVAYRLVDLLGRRYPGVRIDREAVIYGAATHDIGKSVRTGELSGPGSAHEEIGYRLLLDHGVTERLARFARTHAEWAGADIAFEDLLVSLADKVWKGKRVPELEQLIVDHLAAASRQEPWEVFMTLDDIVGELAEDADQRLAFQSRHPVTP; this is encoded by the coding sequence GTGGCTCTGGATCGAGCCCTAACGGAGTCCGGTACGCCCACGCTGCGGGCGCTGCCGGACCAGGTGGAGCTTCTCCTCCGCCGCCTCGACGTGCCGCCGCGGCTGGCGGCGCACCTGCGAGCCGTGCACGACGTCGCGTACCGGCTCGTCGACCTGCTGGGCCGCCGGTATCCCGGCGTGCGGATCGACCGGGAGGCCGTCATCTACGGCGCCGCCACCCACGACATCGGCAAGTCCGTACGTACGGGAGAGCTCTCCGGGCCGGGTTCGGCCCACGAGGAGATCGGCTACCGGCTGCTGCTCGACCATGGAGTGACGGAGCGGCTGGCTCGCTTCGCCCGTACCCACGCCGAGTGGGCCGGGGCCGACATCGCGTTCGAGGATCTCCTGGTGAGTCTCGCCGACAAGGTCTGGAAGGGTAAACGGGTGCCGGAGCTCGAACAGCTGATCGTCGACCATCTCGCGGCGGCCTCCCGGCAGGAGCCCTGGGAGGTGTTCATGACGCTCGACGACATAGTCGGCGAGCTCGCCGAAGACGCGGACCAGCGGCTCGCCTTCCAGTCGCGGCACCCCGTCACGCCGTGA
- a CDS encoding MMPL family transporter, whose protein sequence is MNLLVKPGADAQALAAAARKVDGVRMAIVAARGRGGVTDIVVVPDHETLDQSSVATVTAVRKATRDLPGYDGIAGQGATVIDYQKAVYDNFPYVLGLIALVTFLLLVRTFRSILLPLKAVVLNVLSVAAVFGLSTWFWQDGHGSNAVFGIAGTGAITFWLPVLIFAFLFGLSMDYEVLILARMREAYDRNGSTSYAVEYGLGRTGRLVTSAALILFFAFAALASTNQTDIKVMATALGAGILLDATVVRALLVPALVSLFGKYNWWLPASVAKVLRVEPSPLRPDTTVVPGAVSDEYEPALS, encoded by the coding sequence ATGAACCTCCTGGTGAAGCCCGGCGCGGACGCCCAGGCCCTCGCCGCCGCGGCACGGAAGGTCGACGGGGTACGGATGGCGATCGTCGCGGCTCGCGGCCGGGGCGGCGTCACGGACATCGTCGTGGTCCCCGACCACGAGACGCTGGACCAGTCCAGCGTGGCGACGGTGACCGCCGTCCGCAAAGCGACCAGGGACCTGCCCGGTTACGACGGCATCGCCGGCCAGGGCGCGACCGTCATCGACTACCAGAAGGCGGTCTACGACAACTTCCCGTACGTGCTCGGGCTGATCGCCCTGGTCACGTTCCTGCTGCTGGTACGGACCTTCCGCTCGATCCTGCTGCCCCTGAAGGCGGTCGTGCTCAACGTGCTCAGCGTGGCCGCGGTCTTCGGGCTTTCGACCTGGTTCTGGCAGGACGGACACGGCTCGAACGCGGTCTTCGGGATCGCCGGGACCGGAGCGATCACGTTCTGGCTCCCCGTCCTCATCTTCGCGTTCCTGTTCGGGCTCTCGATGGACTACGAGGTGTTAATCCTGGCCCGCATGCGCGAGGCGTACGACCGTAACGGCTCGACCTCCTACGCCGTGGAGTACGGCCTGGGTCGCACCGGCAGGCTGGTCACCTCCGCGGCCCTGATCCTGTTCTTCGCCTTCGCGGCCCTGGCCTCGACGAACCAGACCGACATCAAGGTGATGGCCACGGCCCTCGGCGCCGGCATCCTGCTCGACGCCACCGTCGTCCGCGCCCTGCTGGTGCCCGCCCTGGTCTCGCTGTTCGGCAAGTACAACTGGTGGCTCCCGGCATCCGTGGCCAAGGTGCTGCGGGTCGAGCCGTCACCCCTCAGGCCCGACACCACCGTCGTGCCCGGTGCGGTCTCGGACGAGTACGAGCCCGCTCTGTCCTGA
- a CDS encoding DUF6069 family protein, whose protein sequence is MSVTTTPTATTTTATATAAPAKSLIFGGLTAAALAAAATATLAAVGKAAGISLVVGGGPIPVSGFAVLTVIFSTVGLALALILTRTVHRPRTVFVRTTITLTALSLIPDLAADAAGATKMLLMSTHLLAAVIVIPAITRRLSA, encoded by the coding sequence ATGTCCGTCACCACCACCCCGACCGCCACCACGACGACCGCCACCGCCACCGCCGCCCCTGCCAAGTCGCTGATCTTCGGTGGCCTGACCGCGGCGGCTCTCGCCGCGGCGGCGACCGCGACCCTGGCCGCGGTGGGTAAGGCCGCGGGGATCAGCCTGGTCGTCGGCGGCGGGCCGATCCCGGTATCCGGGTTCGCCGTACTGACCGTCATCTTCTCCACGGTCGGCCTGGCCCTGGCCCTCATCCTGACCCGCACGGTCCACCGCCCGCGCACCGTCTTCGTCCGCACCACGATCACCCTCACCGCGCTGTCACTGATACCCGACCTGGCCGCAGACGCAGCCGGAGCCACCAAGATGCTGCTCATGTCAACGCATCTGCTCGCCGCCGTGATCGTGATCCCGGCCATCACCCGCCGCCTGTCCGCCTGA
- a CDS encoding TetR family transcriptional regulator yields the protein MSARTVDWAAFRAPRGPAPSPEGLRERKKRAMRRQLTDTATEMFLERGFDAVPISEIAEACGVSEKTVFNYFPTKESLVLDLPDTVMAVLRTDLAEPDRTPVEAVLRILAEDLNAMISWLEAQDDKAWASAAVRRFSLLIMSTPSLRAHQREMLERLIAVAAEVLAERAGLGPQDPEPQIAATALLGLWPVQLHAWGKYLDGIRTPAQVRDAITADVHRAARLLETGLATFADNARPPNATDTAVRT from the coding sequence GTGAGTGCACGAACGGTTGACTGGGCCGCGTTCCGAGCCCCCAGGGGTCCGGCACCCAGTCCCGAGGGGCTGCGTGAGCGCAAGAAGCGCGCGATGCGCCGGCAGCTGACCGACACCGCGACGGAGATGTTCCTGGAGCGCGGCTTCGACGCCGTTCCCATCTCGGAGATCGCCGAGGCGTGCGGCGTCTCGGAGAAGACGGTGTTCAACTACTTCCCGACCAAGGAGTCGCTGGTACTCGACCTTCCGGACACGGTGATGGCCGTGCTGCGGACCGACCTGGCCGAGCCGGACAGGACGCCCGTCGAGGCGGTGCTGCGGATCCTGGCAGAGGATCTGAACGCCATGATCTCCTGGCTGGAGGCGCAGGACGACAAGGCCTGGGCCAGCGCCGCGGTCCGGCGCTTCAGTTTGCTGATCATGTCCACGCCCTCGCTGCGCGCCCACCAGCGCGAGATGCTCGAACGTCTGATCGCCGTGGCCGCCGAGGTCCTGGCCGAGCGAGCCGGGCTCGGCCCCCAGGACCCGGAACCCCAGATCGCCGCGACCGCCCTCCTCGGCCTGTGGCCCGTGCAGTTGCACGCCTGGGGCAAGTACCTGGACGGCATCCGCACCCCTGCACAGGTCCGCGACGCGATCACCGCCGATGTCCATCGCGCGGCCCGGCTCCTCGAGACCGGGCTGGCCACGTTCGCCGACAACGCCCGGCCCCCGAACGCCACGGACACCGCCGTCCGGACCTAG
- a CDS encoding anthrone oxygenase family protein: MRILELINLFFAGMLAGAEFVVRFGVRAAIGTLDLQPSIRLRQALIRTLRLVVPGVYLPAMLTGIAVTIWNGGGSGFAIQCAAMAAMLGWTLATFTGTVPINAAILDKWQASAPPADWKETIRRWERLDTARTSAAVAAFALFLTAVGVQLP; encoded by the coding sequence GTGCGCATTCTCGAGCTCATCAACCTGTTCTTCGCCGGCATGCTGGCGGGCGCGGAGTTCGTGGTCCGTTTCGGCGTACGCGCCGCCATCGGCACTCTCGACCTGCAACCGTCGATCCGGCTCCGCCAGGCCCTGATCCGTACGCTGCGGCTGGTGGTTCCCGGCGTCTACCTGCCGGCGATGCTGACCGGCATCGCCGTCACGATCTGGAACGGAGGCGGCAGCGGCTTCGCCATCCAGTGCGCGGCCATGGCCGCGATGCTCGGGTGGACCCTGGCCACCTTCACGGGCACCGTCCCCATCAACGCCGCCATCCTGGACAAGTGGCAGGCCAGTGCCCCGCCCGCGGACTGGAAAGAGACCATCCGCCGCTGGGAGCGGCTGGACACGGCACGTACCTCGGCGGCGGTCGCGGCCTTCGCGCTCTTCCTGACCGCCGTGGGAGTCCAGCTTCCCTAG